Proteins encoded by one window of Syntrophorhabdus sp.:
- the nikR gene encoding nickel-responsive transcriptional regulator NikR, producing MSGLVRFGVSLDGDLLKRFDELIREKSYSNRSEAFRDLIRQELIAREWEVGEEVAGAITLIYDHHHRELLNKVTDLQHDYQRSIISTQHVHLDHNNCLEIVAVRGKPDEVRRLSDMLRAIKGIKHCTLSMSSTGKELG from the coding sequence ATGTCCGGGTTAGTGCGATTCGGAGTTTCCCTCGATGGGGATCTGCTTAAGAGGTTCGATGAGCTTATCAGGGAGAAGAGCTACTCCAACCGGTCCGAGGCGTTCCGGGACCTGATACGGCAGGAGCTCATAGCAAGGGAATGGGAGGTCGGAGAAGAGGTCGCCGGGGCGATAACGCTGATCTACGACCATCATCACCGGGAACTCCTGAACAAGGTGACGGACCTTCAGCACGATTATCAACGCAGCATCATATCCACACAGCACGTCCACCTCGATCACAACAATTGCCTGGAGATAGTCGCCGTCAGGGGGAAGCCCGATGAGGTCCGCCGCCTATCGGACATGTTAAGGGCGATCAAGGGCATAAAACACTGCACACTGAGCATGTCCAGCACAGGGAAAGAGCTGGGGTGA